CCTCTAAGTGTAGTATGAGGCTTCCTAGTGCTATAAAAAAATCTCTTGAGAATACCACTACAACCACCCAGAAAGGAAGACCTATAGCTTCTTTAAACTCCGGCTTAAATATAAGTATAAGAAACGACGCATTGATTAAAAGCTTATCACCTAGGGGATCAAGAAAAGCTCCAATCTCAGTTGTTATCCCTTTTGCTCTAGCAATAAAACCATCTAAAGCATCGGTAAGAAAAGAGAATAGCAACAGCCCTAGAGCTGTATATCTTAATACTTCCTTCCCGTCAGAATAAGAACAGCCTACTATTATGAAAAAAGGGAGTATAACCAACCTTAATAGACTGATGAGATTAGCAATATTCACAATAAAAAAGCTACTATTTTTGAAGAGGCTTTAACTCACTGCCATCGTAGGGGCAATATTGATTACCGCTGGTAAGTCTTCTACCGCATACAGGACAATAGAGAGTATCCATCTGCTCACCAATAAGAGCTCCGGTAAGACCGCCGGCTGCAGCACCAATAGCAGCGCCTTCAGCTGTATCTCCGGATTGATGCCCTATGATAGCGCCTATACCGGCTCCTATAGCAGAACCAGTAGCAGCACCCTTTTGAGTTGTAGTACAACCTGAGATTAAAACTGCCGATAAAATTAATGCGAGTGAAATTCTTAACATTATTACACCTCCTTAATAGAAACAATTATATCCATCTTCTTCAGAAAGTCAATCACCTAACCAAGCCTACCCGCCAAAGAGGCCAAAAACGCAGAAATACTTTACCCACTATATTCTTCCTGGGCACAAAACCCCAATAGCGAGAATCTTTTGAAAAGGCTGAATTGTCACCTAAAACATAGTATTGATTCTCAGGCACAGTGATAGCCCGACCCTGAGGGCCATACTCTTCAGCATTGTAGTAATAATTGTTTTTAAAAATATCCGGCTCTCTAAGAATCTCACCGTTTATTATAATGTTGCCGTCCTTTATCTGGACTCTATCATTACCACAAGCAACAAGTCTTTTTACAAAATACCTTTTTGGTTCTTTAGGATACCTGAACACCACAATATCTCCTGCCTTTATATCGTCAAACTTATATGTCATCTTGTTAACAAATATCCTGTCTTTAATTTCCAACGTGGGCTTCATTGAACCGGAAGGAATTTTAAACGCTTCAACTATAAAAGTCCGTATAAAAAGAGCTACGACCAAAGCTATAGCAATAGATTCTATCCACTCTCTTAACCAGTGTTTCTTTTTCTTTTCAACCATAGATCCTCCAATTCTTTATTTATCTCATAAGCCTGAGATGAAAACGGGCTGATCTTATCACCGCTCTCTTCTCTTGTCTTTCTCTTTTTCTTAAAGATAGTTCCTACAAAATCAGCAACCGATATAACTCTGGCATCAAAATTTCTGGCTTTAAAACCCAGATCTCTATCATCAGTTACAAGATAATAATCTTTCTGCTTCTGATTCTTCTTTAGAAATTCAAGGATATGCTCATCAGCTGAAATATCCTTACTAAAGAGGATTTCAATTTTACCATAACTATTAGACATATTTCCATAACCATCAAAAAAAACAATGGCGCCATTCTTGCCCTGAGGTTTATAGCGAGATAGAAAACCAGCTAGAGACTCTCTGCTCTCTCCTACAACACCAGGGTACAGGTCCTGCATTCTTCTTAAAATATTATAACCATCTAAAAGATAGAACATAACTAGGCTCCCTTAAGTGTAAAAGGACATATATTTTTAAAGACACAATAAGCACAGGCAAAATAACTTGGCTTGGGATTGAAATCTCTATTTCTGATCCCTCCAGAAGCAATAGATATCTTCTCTTCTACATCTTTTAAATCCTGTTCTCTAAAACTAACTCTGCCTACAATTCCAGAATCTATAAAGTGGAGCTCTAGAGAACTAGGAATACAGCCAAATATTTTCTTGTAAGCCAAGGCGTATATCCCAAGCTGCAAGCTCTCTTTTGCTTTCTTTTGAGCTTTACTGTAATCATCTACTTTTGAAGTCTTATAATCCACTATGCTTACCTCATTATCAACTATATCCACCCTATCAAAGCGTCCTGAAATCCGATTGTAATCGATTAAGAACACGAACTCTTTTTCGACATAAGCAGGCTTTGACTTAGATAACTCTTCGTTCTCATAGAACCTCTTTAATAACTCTTGCCCCTCTTCAAATCTCATATCCTCATGCTCTCGCGTTAAGAAACCTTCAGATATCCAGGAACTCTTAAAAACATCCAGCATTAGATCCAAAGATACGCTTCTATCCTTTATCTTTTCTCTAAGGTATATCTGAATAGCATCGTGTATTGCTTTGCCATAGATAACGCTATGGTGTTGAATAACAGGGACTCTAAGAATATGAATGTATTTATATTTAAGCGGACAGGTAAAATAGTCATCAACCTGCAGATGGCTTAAGTTCAGCAACTCATCGCTCCTAAGTGATTTAGGCTCTTCTATCTTTCCAAATTCTCGAGCCCTAGAACGCTGAATAACTTCCCAGGCTGAAGACTTGAGAGAGACCCCCGGTTGTTTAGGTAAGTCCAGTGCTTCCATTACAAATACAGATACTTTCTTTGCTCTCTTTGTACCATAATCATGGGCTGAGCTTAAAAAAAGTGACTCTCTAGCTCTTGTCGTCCCCACATAAAAAAGCCTTCGCTCCTCTTGAATATGAGGATCGCCCTCGGGAAGCCAATGCTCCTTCATTCTTAGCAGATCATCAGCTAAGGCTATCGCCTCCTTTCTCTTTCTTACTGGAAATCTATCCGAGACAAGACTAACCAAAAAGACTACTCTAAACTCTAATCCTTTAGCCTTATGTATTGTTAAAACATTTACAGAATCAGTATCGTAATCAGGTCCAGGCAGAGAAGGATCGTCTCCAGCCTCTATCAGAGCATTTAAATAAGGAGCAAAGTTATAAATATCATCATTGGTTAAAACGCGGGAGGTACTTCTGACTATCTCAAAAAACCTGGCAATATTTTTTATCTCAGACTCTGCCTCTAGACCTCCTGCAGTTAGAATTTTAAGATAGCCGCTCTGGTTTAAAATTCCAAATAGAAGCTGTCCTGTATTCAGATTCAAAGAGAGGCGAAAGAAATCATTTAGAATCTCTAAGAAAGAGCCTATTTCTCTAGAAGTCTCGTTGTCTATAAAAACTTCTGCTATACCGTCTTCTTTATAATGGGTAATCAAATAATAGAGAGACCGGCTAAGAAGCTTTGCTCTGCTCATCATCAAAGATAGAACCTCTATTTTAAAACTATAAAGCTTGGAAGATAGAATATAATATAGGCTAAGACTATCTTCTGGATTTGTTAAAAATTTAAGCCAAGAGATAAAAAATCGTATCTCCTCCTGAGAATAGAGACCCTCGCTGCCGGAAAACCTTAGCGGAATAGACCTCATATTCAACGATCTTATGAATGGGTCTGCATCTCTATTGGAACGTACTAAAATTGCAAAATCTTTATAGGAATACCCCTCCTCTTTTACCATTTTATCTATTCTTCCAGAGACCCAATCAGATTCATCAAATAGAGTATCGAAATTGTAATATTTAACCCCGTCACCTTCTTTAAGGTGGGCCTTCAGCCTCTTATCTAAATTCTCCTTAACTTCAAGCCTGTCGGGATTATTGTAAGATATGGAACGATAAGCAAAATCGAGTATCTTTTGGTTGGAACGATAATTATCTTTTAATATTATCTTCTCTGCATTTGGGTATATATCCATGAACTCCATAATATTGCTCAAGGCCGCCCCTCTAAACTTATATACTGATTGATCATCATCGCCACAGACAGTAATATTGCCTCTATCGCCAACCAAAAGCTTAAGTAGTTCAAATTGAGAATGGTTTGTATCCTGAAACTCATCTACGAGAATATATTTAAATCTATCCTGATACTCTTTAAGAATAGCTGGATGCTCTCTAAGCAGCTTTAAAGACAAGTAAACCTGGTCACCAAAATCAATCTTGGACTCTCTCTGTAAAATCTCCTGATATCTCTGGTAGGACAACGCTACCTCTTCATCTTTTTTGATTCTCTCACTTAAAATCTTATCATCAGGATTATTTTTTAACTCTCTTTTTAAATTATCAACGTAGTTAAGATATTCTTCAGGGGATAGATCTTCGTCTTTAGCGCGCGATATCAGAGCCAAGATAGATTCAACATACTTGGTGGGATCACCTAGAGGTCTAAAATAATTCAGAGGGAACTCAAAAAGATGTTCTCTAAAAAATATAATCTGCTCAGCGCGGGATAAAACATATAGATCAGGAGACAATCCAAGCTCAAGAGCATTCTCTTTTAAGACTCTGTCTCCAAAAGCATGAAATGTAGATATCGTCATATCGGTATAACCATAGGGCATTAGAATATCCACCCTCTCTTCCATCTCCTCAGTAGCCTTCTCTGTAAAAGTCAGTGCCAAAATATCCTTAGGGTATGCTTTTTTAGAAGAGATGAGATCTATTATTCTTCTTGTTAATACCAGAGTCTTGCCTGTTCCGGCACCTGCTACGATCAGAAGCGGCCCATCTCCATGTTGAACAGCCTTCTTCTGCTGAGCATTGAGACCCTCGGCAATCTTTGTTTCAATCGTTTCTATATTCATAATTATACCAATCTCATTAATATATCACACCGAACAACTTATAATGGAACAATATATCATAATATAATAGATTTCACTTGATTAAATTATTCAATTTTCATACCATATTTTTTAAAGCTTATTAAAACTCTGTCTAAAAAAATGAAAAAAGAACATCTAATAACCCCTGGAATACAAAGGCTTCTGAATGATAAAAACTACTCTGCTATAAGAGATATAGTGGCAGAGCTGCTCTCCCCAGACATCGCAGAACTATTGCAATCCTTAGAACACGAAGAAGCAGTAGAGATAGTTAAGCTAATATCATTAGACAAATTTCCGGAGATATTTAGTTATCTGGACAACGACAGTCAGATCCTTATCCTGCAGGATTTAACCATAGGCAGACTAAAAAATGTTCTTAATGAGATGCCGTCCGATGAAAGAGCAGATCTCTTCCTTAGAATTACACCTAAACTCAAAAAGCAGCTATTCTCTATTATGTCAGAGGAAGAGAGAAAAGATGTCGAAGAGTTAATCCAATACAAGGAGAACACTGCTGGAGCATTAATGACAACAGAGTTTGCCAAGATTAGCCCCGAAATAAGCATTGGAGAAGCAATTGAGATCCTAAGAAAAACAGCGCTAAAGAGAGAGACTATATACTACATATATGTAACTGATGAAAAAGACAAACTCCTGGGGGTTTTCTCTCTAAAAGACCTCATTATGGCACCGGCAGAGAGAGCAGCAAGCGAAATAATGAATACCAACTTTATAAAAATCCAGCTTAACGACGACCAAGAGGAAGTAGCATTACTATTTAAAAAATACGATCTACTGGCATTGCCGGTCGTTGATAGTTTGGACAACATTCACGGCATTATAACAGTCGACGATATAGTGGATGTTATCGAACAAGAAGATACAGAAGATTTCCATAAGATGGCAGCAATCGAAACAATACCTGAAGCCTACCTTAAAACACCATTCCATATTGTTGCAAAAAAGAGAATAGGATGGCTGCTCTTATTGTTGATAACGTACTCCATATCTACTCAACTTATAAAACACTACTCATTTGCCTTAGAATCAGTCATAGCCCTGGCATTCTTCATACCTATGCTCTCAGGCTCTGCCGGTAATGCCGGGACTCAATCAGCCACGCTTATTATAAGAGGATTGGCAACCGGAGAGATAAACTTTAAAGATATCTTTAAAATCATGAGACGGGAGATATTTATGGGTCTTACGCTGGGAACAATATTAGGAGCTTTGGGATTCTTAAGAGCATATCTCATGCAGGGCAACCCCTTCTTAGGGCTTACAGTAGGTTACTCTCTGGCTCTTGTTATAACGATTGCAACTTTCATAGGAAGCATCCTGCCTCTAATTCTTCATAAAGCAGGAATAGACCCCGCAATATCCGCAGGACCATTTCTAACCACCATACTAGATATAACATCAATATTGATATACTTTCAAATAGCAAAGGTTCTTTTGAACCTCGTTCAGTAGAAGTCCTTTATCTTAGAAACTATATAATCTATCTCGGCTTCTCCTAAGAAAGGATTTAGAGGAAGAGAAAGCACCTCATGAGACAATCTTTCTGATACCGGAGCAAGGCCTCTAGAGTTAATGGAACTCTTATAGACTCTCTGCAGATGACAGGGTATAGGATAATGTATGATGGATGGAATACCATTTGAAGAGAGATGCTCTATAAGTTTCTCCCGCTCTTTAACTCTAAGAACATATACGTGATAAACATGCTTTAGGCCGTCCTTTTCAAAGGGGGTAATTACCTCAGTAACACCTTTAAGGGCTTCATTGTAGTAATGACCAAGCTCTCTTCTTCTATCGTTCCACTGATCCAAATATTTCAGCTTGATACTCAATACAGCTGCTTGGAGAGTATCTAATCTAGAGTTATAGCCAAGCATAAGATGACTATATTTAGACTCTCTTCCGTAATCACGTAATTTTAAGAGTTTCTCATACAGAATATCGCTCCCTGTAACTGCTATACCGCCATCTCCATAACAGCCGAGATTTTTGGTGGGATAAAAACTGAAGCATCCTAAATCCGAAAGAGATCCAACCTTCCTTAGATCTCCTTTAACAGATATTGCTCCGCCATGAGCCTGAGCAGCATCTTCAACCACTCTGATATTGTTTTCAGAAGCAAAATCTAATATTGCTGACATATTAGCAGGCTGACCGTAGAGATGGACCGGTATAATAGCTTTTGTACGCGGGGTAAGCTTTCTCTTTATATCCTCGATATCTATATTAAAATCAATCTCATCGATATCACAAAATATGGGCTTTGCTCCAGTATAAGAAACCGCCATGGCGGTAGCTATATAAGTAAAGGCGGGGACAATTACCTCATCACCCTCTTTGATGCCCAGAGACAGCAAAGACAGATACAGCGCATCGGTTCCGGAGTTCACACCTACAGCATATTTAACACCGCAGTATGAAGCAAACTGCTCTTCAAACTCTTTAAGTTCACTGCCTAAGATAAAGCTACCTTTTTTTATAATAGACGAGGTAAGGCTCTCCACCTCTCTCCCTAATAAATCATACTCTCTTTCAAAATCAAGAAATTTTATCTTCATATTGTAATCCTAATAATTTAACATGTTTTTTGAATTCATCAAAGAGATAATCTACGCTTATATCATTTAAACATTTATAATCATTGCACTCAGAAACTTTAAACTTATAATAACAAGGCCTGCAACCTAAATCAGCCGTTATCACTCTATGCTTTATATTCGCAGGATAAGGGCCATAAACACTCTCTGGCACTGGACCAAAGATAGATATAGTTGGAACTCCTAAAGCCGCTGCAATATGCAGTGGACCGCCATCATTTGTTATAACCAGATCGACTTGAGAGGTAAGAGCTATAAGCTCAAGTATCTTAGTCTGGCCCATGTAGTTATAAATATTTTTACAATTTTCGGGGGCAGCAAATTTCAGGCTATCGCTCTCATCGCCCATAACTAAAACAGTCGTTTTTTCTCCTGCTATTAAATGACTAAGCCTGGAGTATCTTTCATCCGCCCAACGTTTCTTATAAGCATCTCCGCCCCAGCTAGCTCCACCTCCGGGAATAACCGCTACCAAAAGATTGCCTCCCTTGTTAATACTACTAATTCTACTCTTAGCTCGCTCCATATAGTCAACCGGAACAGAAAGCTTTTTCTCTGGATACTTAGCGCCTATACCTAGGGTAGATAGAAACTGGAGGTGATATTGAACTACATGTTTACTTATAAAACCTTCAAATACAGTATTTTTGTTTAAAAATATACCTCTATTCTTATAATTGTAACCTACTCTTAATTTTATTCCTAAAAACCAAAGGATAAAACCAAACTCTCGAGATAAGGAGAGATCAAAAGCAACATCGTACCTCTCCCTCTTTATCGCTTTAAGAAAACCTCTAAAATCTTTAGCTGCTCTTAACTTTGACCGTGCAAACTTAGCACGCCATTCATCTTTTTCATACACATATACTCTTCCTATATCTTCTTGCGTCTTTAGAATATCAGCTACCCTCCTATTGCAGAGATAATCTATTCTGCTGTTGGGATACTGCTCCTTAAGAGCATAGACCATAGGGAGGCTGAACAAAACATCGCCGATTCCAAAAGGATTCGTTATTAAAATATGCATAAAACAAAGCAAGGTATGGGGTTTTAAGACCCCATACCTTTTATTTATCTATTTCTCAAATTAGCTGCCTTAAATTACAATCCCTGCGCAATTAAATACTCAATAAGATCGATGACTCTTGAAGAATAACCCCATTCATTATCATACCAGCTTAAGATCTTAACAAGATTCTTGTCTATTACCATCGTCATTGCAGCATCAAGTATAGATGAATGACTATCTCCGTTAAAATCTTTAGATACAAGAGGAAGGTCCATATATCTTAAAATACCTTTAAGATCACCTTCAGAAGCCTTCTTTAAAATTTCATTGACAGAATCTTTATCAACATCTTTCTCAACTTCAACCACAAGGTCAACAACCGATACATTAGGAGTAGGAACTCTTATAGCCATACCATCAAGTTTTCCTTTCAACTCCGGAATTACAAGGGCTGTCGCCTTAGCGGCTCCAGTTGTAGTAGGAATCATAGATACTGCTGCTGCACGGGCACGACGCAGATCCTTATGCGGAAAATCAAGTATCTTCTGATCATTAGTATAAGAATGGATTGTTGTCATTAAGCCGTGCTTTATACCAAAAGCCTCATGCAGCACCTTGGCAACAGGAGCAACGCAATTAGTAGTACAGGATGCATTGGATATTATATTATGCTCCTTAGGATTATACTTACTTTCATTCACACCTAAGACAACTGTTATATCCTCACCCTTTGCCGGTGCTGATATAATCACCTTCTTAGCTCCTGCCTTAATATGTTTTGAAGCTCCCTCTCTATCTACGAAAACACCAGTTGATTCAATAACTATATCTACTCCCATATCTGCCCATGGCAGCTCTGCTGGATCTCTATAGCTCAATATCTTAATCTCTTTGCCGTCAACTACCAGAGATCCGTCCTTTGTAGATACACTGTAATCCAGCTCGCCAAAGGTTGAATCATATTTTAAAAGATGGGCAAGCGTCTCAACAGGTACCGGTAGATCATTGATTGCTACAACCTCAAACTCACTGGATTTAAGTCCAGCCCTAAAGACAAGTCTTCCTATTCTTCCAAAACCATTAATAGCTACTTTAACTGCCATCCTGCACCTCCTTAAAGATTATTATTTTATAGTCGATTTGAGAAAGAATTCTAACAACAAAGAGACCTTTTTGCAAGCACTAATATTTGTCATGTTATAGAAAATACTAACACTTTTGGTAGATTATCTTAAATGCCTGCCTATATATCTCTTTGCTTCTGTAACAGCTGAGCAAATAGCTAAAGCTGAAGTCTTAGGGTTACTGCTAGAGGGATAATTCCTGCATTCAATCTTTAGCCTAGATATCTTCGATTCAACTTCGATTATATGGGTTATAGTATCATTATCACTAGAGATATAGATGTTAACCTCTATATCATCTAAGCCAGAAAGGAGCAGGAGTGTAGCAGAGACATTTATACTTTTAGGAAAACCCTCTGTTGCCTCCGAAACGCTGCCTTTAAAAACAGATTGCCCAGATAAATTGTCTAAATCAATATTATTGCTGATGATATAAGGCGACCCTTTAAGAGCCTTAATAGGTTTATAGCTAGAGAGCCTAATCTTATCTATGCCTTCATCTTTTATTGCCTCTATTGCGTCTAAACCTGCAACAGCTCCATGAGGTATTACAACATCTACACCTCTATCTCTTGCTTGAGAAAGCAGCTCTTTAACCCTAAGAAGCCCTCCTGTACTCATGACCAAAATATCTTTTCTATATTTAACAATTAAAGGCATTAGATCTTTAACACAAGAACCTGAAGCTGTCTCTATTATAAAATCAGAATTGCAGACAACCTCTTCTATGCTATCTAAACTCTTAATCCAATCATACTTATTTAAAATTAAATCAACACTGCTTTTCTCAACATCGTAGATATAGACCTGATCTAAAGACAGGCTATAATCAGATATGGCCTGCTCTACAACAGAGCTCCCTATTGTACCTAGACCTACAATTCCAACTTTCATAATTAAAAGACTATATTATCTATTAATCTTATTTTGTCAATCCATATCGCAACAGCTAAAATAGATTGTTTTTTGACTTGGCTCAAAGATTTTAGCGATTTACTATCTACAATATCCACATAATCTATTCTAACATTCGGTATCTCTTTAATCTTCTTCTTAAGCATAGCTTTTATCTTAGCTGCATCTCTTTGCCCATTCTTAAAAAGATCTTTCGCCTCCTTTAAACCTTTATATATAGCGGCTGCATTCTCTCTTGCAGTTTTACTCAAATATCTATTCCTAGAACTCATAGCCAGCCCACTCTCTTCCCTTAACAGCGGTAAGACTCTGATTTTAAAAGGCATATTTAAATCTTTTATCATACGCCTGATAATGATAGCCTGCTGGTAATCTTTTTGGCCAAAATAAACAAAATCTGGCTGCACTATATTGAAGAGTTTAGTACATACCGTAGCAACACCCCTAAAATGATTAGGTCTGCTCTTTCCGCAGAGAAGAGACGATAATCCATTAACTTCAACATAGCTTGAATATTCTTGAGGATAAATCTGACCGCTGGAAGGATAGAAAACAATATCCACGTTCTCATTTCTGGCAATACTGCAATCTCTTTTAAAATCCCTTGGATATCTCCTACAATCTTCTCCGGGTGAAAATTGAACAGGGTTCACAAAGATGCTTAGCACAACTACATTGCTCTCTTTTCTTGCCGCCCTTATCAAGCTGATATGACCTTGATGGAGATAGCCCATAGTAGGAACAAAACCTATGCTCTTCCCTTCTAGCTTTAATCTTAGACTGTTATCCTGCAATGATTTTACAGCCTTAAATATCTTCATCCCAACAAAGATTATCTCCATTAAAAACAGCTATCTTTTTCATATTAATATCTTTTTTAATATCTTCAAGTCTTGATTTTAAATTTTCACCATTTAGAGGATCTTTGACAGTTGAAGTTAACTCAAGGAGTGGAAGAAGCTGAAAGACTCTATTCTTCAACCCCGGATGGGGTATTTTTAAGTCCTCTTCATCAATAATATCTGAATCGTAAAGCAGGATATCTAAGTCTAAAGTTCTAGGCCCCCATCTTACCCCATCACCTTTTCTGCCAAAATCTATCTCTATGTTTTTAAGTAACTCTAGAAGCTCATAAGGTGAGGCAACCACCTCTATTTCAACAACAGCATTTAGAAAATAACTCTGTTCTTTATATCCCCATGGTTCTGATTCAAATAACGAAGATACAGCTTTTAACTCAAAAAGGTCCTTCAATTTAGCTAAAGATAGCTCTAAAATCTTTTTTCTATCACCCAGATTTGAGCCCAAAGAGATAAAAGCTCTACTCACAATAATTTAGCAATCCTCTCAGCAGCCTCTTTAATGCGGCTCTTATCATTAACTAAGGAGAACCTTAAATAACCTTCTCCAGAAGGTCCGAATCCAGAGCCAGGGGTAGCAATAATAAAGCATTCCTTGAGCAATAACTTAGAGAAATCGGCAGAGCTCATTTTAGAAGGAATTTTCGCCCAAACATAAAAAGTAGCTTCTGGAACTTTGATATTCCAACCGGATTCAGATAAAGTTTGAATAAAGATATCTCTTCTCTCTCTATATATGCTTCTAAGCTCTACGATATGAGTATCATATATCTTAAGCGCCTCTATGGCTGCATACTGCACAGGGTTAAATACTCCGGAATCTATGTTAGATTTTACTTTTCTTAAACACTCAATGAGGCTCTTATTTCCACATGCCCAACCAACACGCCATCCAGTCATATTGTAGGTCTTAGAAAAAGAGTGAAACTCGATAGCAACCTCAGATGCACCTTCAACTTCTAAGATACTGCAAGCTTCAGAAGAATCGTAAGTCAATTCAGAATAAGCAGCATCATAGAGCACGATAAACTCAAATTCTCGGGCCAGATCAACTATTCTCTTAAGATCTTCTTTTTTAATAATTTCTGCAGTGGGATTATTAGGATAATTCAAATAGAGCAGTTTAGTTTTTTTTAAAACATCCCTGCTCAAACCTTCAAGATCTGGTATAAAATTATTCTCCTCTTTAAGCGGAAGGTATTGTATTTGAGCACCTGCAAATATCGCTCCGCTACGGTAGGGAGGATAGAGCGGTTCCGGTATTAACACTAAATCGCCGGGATTAATAACAGAGAGCGGAAAATGGGCAATCCCTTCTTTAGATCCTATCAAAGGCAGAATCTCGCTTTCAGGATCTATCTGAACATTAAACCTCTTTAAAAACCATCTGGAGACCTCTGCTCTGAAGATGCTTAATCCCAAATCCAAAGGATACTGATGATTAACCTGGTCTTTGAGTTTCTCTTTTAAGACTTCCCTTACCTCCTGAGGTGTAGGAAGATCTGGATCTCCAATACCTAGGTCTATAAGATCTCTACCTTCGCTCTTTAATCTCTTTTTGATCTTATCTATCTCAACAAAAAGATAAGGCGGCAGCTCTTTAAGTCGCTGGGCAATCTCATGTTTAACCATACCTTAAGCCTCCTTTCTTATAGCTTCCAAAATATCGCGCTTTACTGCCTGAAATTTTTCTTTACTGGAGATAAAACAACCATCCCATCTATCCCTAATCCAATTAATCCAAAAAGCATTCTTCAATATATATATCCCTAGAAGGGTCTTATCACTCTTATCTTTAAGTCTTACATAACCCAAAGATGTATCTAGGGTAGTATCACTTCTTATAGACTGCAGTTCAATAAAAAAATTCTTAAGCATACTCTTTAAAAATTCATTCTCTATATAATCAAGATGATCGTTTACCGATTTTGTTCTTAAAGAGATGACCCATTTTTTGTGATTTAT
This genomic stretch from Candidatus Kaelpia aquatica harbors:
- a CDS encoding DegT/DnrJ/EryC1/StrS family aminotransferase — protein: MKIKFLDFEREYDLLGREVESLTSSIIKKGSFILGSELKEFEEQFASYCGVKYAVGVNSGTDALYLSLLSLGIKEGDEVIVPAFTYIATAMAVSYTGAKPIFCDIDEIDFNIDIEDIKRKLTPRTKAIIPVHLYGQPANMSAILDFASENNIRVVEDAAQAHGGAISVKGDLRKVGSLSDLGCFSFYPTKNLGCYGDGGIAVTGSDILYEKLLKLRDYGRESKYSHLMLGYNSRLDTLQAAVLSIKLKYLDQWNDRRRELGHYYNEALKGVTEVITPFEKDGLKHVYHVYVLRVKEREKLIEHLSSNGIPSIIHYPIPCHLQRVYKSSINSRGLAPVSERLSHEVLSLPLNPFLGEAEIDYIVSKIKDFY
- a CDS encoding NYN domain-containing protein, producing MFYLLDGYNILRRMQDLYPGVVGESRESLAGFLSRYKPQGKNGAIVFFDGYGNMSNSYGKIEILFSKDISADEHILEFLKKNQKQKDYYLVTDDRDLGFKARNFDARVISVADFVGTIFKKKRKTREESGDKISPFSSQAYEINKELEDLWLKRKRNTG
- a CDS encoding ATP-dependent DNA helicase: MNIETIETKIAEGLNAQQKKAVQHGDGPLLIVAGAGTGKTLVLTRRIIDLISSKKAYPKDILALTFTEKATEEMEERVDILMPYGYTDMTISTFHAFGDRVLKENALELGLSPDLYVLSRAEQIIFFREHLFEFPLNYFRPLGDPTKYVESILALISRAKDEDLSPEEYLNYVDNLKRELKNNPDDKILSERIKKDEEVALSYQRYQEILQRESKIDFGDQVYLSLKLLREHPAILKEYQDRFKYILVDEFQDTNHSQFELLKLLVGDRGNITVCGDDDQSVYKFRGAALSNIMEFMDIYPNAEKIILKDNYRSNQKILDFAYRSISYNNPDRLEVKENLDKRLKAHLKEGDGVKYYNFDTLFDESDWVSGRIDKMVKEEGYSYKDFAILVRSNRDADPFIRSLNMRSIPLRFSGSEGLYSQEEIRFFISWLKFLTNPEDSLSLYYILSSKLYSFKIEVLSLMMSRAKLLSRSLYYLITHYKEDGIAEVFIDNETSREIGSFLEILNDFFRLSLNLNTGQLLFGILNQSGYLKILTAGGLEAESEIKNIARFFEIVRSTSRVLTNDDIYNFAPYLNALIEAGDDPSLPGPDYDTDSVNVLTIHKAKGLEFRVVFLVSLVSDRFPVRKRKEAIALADDLLRMKEHWLPEGDPHIQEERRLFYVGTTRARESLFLSSAHDYGTKRAKKVSVFVMEALDLPKQPGVSLKSSAWEVIQRSRAREFGKIEEPKSLRSDELLNLSHLQVDDYFTCPLKYKYIHILRVPVIQHHSVIYGKAIHDAIQIYLREKIKDRSVSLDLMLDVFKSSWISEGFLTREHEDMRFEEGQELLKRFYENEELSKSKPAYVEKEFVFLIDYNRISGRFDRVDIVDNEVSIVDYKTSKVDDYSKAQKKAKESLQLGIYALAYKKIFGCIPSSLELHFIDSGIVGRVSFREQDLKDVEEKISIASGGIRNRDFNPKPSYFACAYCVFKNICPFTLKGA
- the lepB gene encoding signal peptidase I yields the protein MVEKKKKHWLREWIESIAIALVVALFIRTFIVEAFKIPSGSMKPTLEIKDRIFVNKMTYKFDDIKAGDIVVFRYPKEPKRYFVKRLVACGNDRVQIKDGNIIINGEILREPDIFKNNYYYNAEEYGPQGRAITVPENQYYVLGDNSAFSKDSRYWGFVPRKNIVGKVFLRFWPLWRVGLVR
- a CDS encoding glycine zipper domain-containing protein, whose protein sequence is MLRISLALILSAVLISGCTTTQKGAATGSAIGAGIGAIIGHQSGDTAEGAAIGAAAGGLTGALIGEQMDTLYCPVCGRRLTSGNQYCPYDGSELKPLQK
- the mgtE gene encoding magnesium transporter, with product MKKEHLITPGIQRLLNDKNYSAIRDIVAELLSPDIAELLQSLEHEEAVEIVKLISLDKFPEIFSYLDNDSQILILQDLTIGRLKNVLNEMPSDERADLFLRITPKLKKQLFSIMSEEERKDVEELIQYKENTAGALMTTEFAKISPEISIGEAIEILRKTALKRETIYYIYVTDEKDKLLGVFSLKDLIMAPAERAASEIMNTNFIKIQLNDDQEEVALLFKKYDLLALPVVDSLDNIHGIITVDDIVDVIEQEDTEDFHKMAAIETIPEAYLKTPFHIVAKKRIGWLLLLLITYSISTQLIKHYSFALESVIALAFFIPMLSGSAGNAGTQSATLIIRGLATGEINFKDIFKIMRREIFMGLTLGTILGALGFLRAYLMQGNPFLGLTVGYSLALVITIATFIGSILPLILHKAGIDPAISAGPFLTTILDITSILIYFQIAKVLLNLVQ
- a CDS encoding CDP-alcohol phosphatidyltransferase family protein — encoded protein: MNIANLISLLRLVILPFFIIVGCSYSDGKEVLRYTALGLLLFSFLTDALDGFIARAKGITTEIGAFLDPLGDKLLINASFLILIFKPEFKEAIGLPFWVVVVVFSRDFFIALGSLILHLE